In one Magallana gigas chromosome 7, xbMagGiga1.1, whole genome shotgun sequence genomic region, the following are encoded:
- the LOC117685252 gene encoding myomesin-3 isoform X2, with amino-acid sequence MGDNTTKYSPKDLVDYLFRVSAVNEEGQVSPLETKEPVRLKRKKDVLSSPRQVKVSKLGPDFVTLDWKSLSSDGGFKVTGYVVKQKRGSDGDWEEVATLKAIEMSYKVPKLDEDQEYFFSITALNQNGQGDTCELDTSVVPKRPPEKPSPPVGPVILSDIQKTISSNSLLY; translated from the exons ATGGGTGACAACACCACCAAATACTCTCCCAAAGACCTCGTTGACTATCTGTTCAGGGTGTCTGCTGTTAATGAGGAGGGACAAGTCTCACCACTAGAGACCAAAGAACCTGTGAGACTTAAGAGGAAGAAAG ATGTTCTATCTTCACCAAGACAAGTCAAAGTGTCTAAACTTGGTCCCGATTTTGTGACACTGGATTGGAAATCACTGTCTTCAGATGGAGGCTTCAAGGTGACAGGGTATGTGGTGAAGCAGAAGAGAGGCTCTGATGGTGACTGGGAGGAGGTGGCCACTCTAAAGGCTATTGAGATGTCTTACAAAGTCCCCAAACTTGATGAAGACCAAGAGTATTTCTTTTCTATAACTGCCCTGAACCAGAACGGACAAGGAGATACCTGTGAACTGGACACGTCTGTTGTTCCAAAGAGACCTCCAG AAAAACCGTCGCCACCAGTTGGTCCAGTCATACTCTCAGACATTCAGAAAACC ATCTCCTCTAACAGCTTACTATATTGA
- the LOC117685252 gene encoding myomesin-3 isoform X1 has product MGDNTTKYSPKDLVDYLFRVSAVNEEGQVSPLETKEPVRLKRKKDVLSSPRQVKVSKLGPDFVTLDWKSLSSDGGFKVTGYVVKQKRGSDGDWEEVATLKAIEMSYKVPKLDEDQEYFFSITALNQNGQGDTCELDTSVVPKRPPEKPSPPVGPVILSDIQKTSLVLAWKPSKNDGRSPLTAYYIEMRDLNNGSWSAVTKVTPDITSYCFL; this is encoded by the exons ATGGGTGACAACACCACCAAATACTCTCCCAAAGACCTCGTTGACTATCTGTTCAGGGTGTCTGCTGTTAATGAGGAGGGACAAGTCTCACCACTAGAGACCAAAGAACCTGTGAGACTTAAGAGGAAGAAAG ATGTTCTATCTTCACCAAGACAAGTCAAAGTGTCTAAACTTGGTCCCGATTTTGTGACACTGGATTGGAAATCACTGTCTTCAGATGGAGGCTTCAAGGTGACAGGGTATGTGGTGAAGCAGAAGAGAGGCTCTGATGGTGACTGGGAGGAGGTGGCCACTCTAAAGGCTATTGAGATGTCTTACAAAGTCCCCAAACTTGATGAAGACCAAGAGTATTTCTTTTCTATAACTGCCCTGAACCAGAACGGACAAGGAGATACCTGTGAACTGGACACGTCTGTTGTTCCAAAGAGACCTCCAG AAAAACCGTCGCCACCAGTTGGTCCAGTCATACTCTCAGACATTCAGAAAACCTCTTTGGTGTTAGCCTGGAAACCCAGCAAGAATGATGGCAGATCTCCTCTAACAGCTTACTATATTGAAATGAGGGACCTTAATAATGGATCCTGGTCTGCAGTCACCAAAGTGACCCCAGACATCACCAGCTACTGTTtcttatga